A single Pantoea rwandensis DNA region contains:
- the pepQ gene encoding Xaa-Pro dipeptidase: MDSLKTLYHAHINTLQQRAQQVLARFKLDAMLIHSGELLTVFLDDHDYPFKVNPQFKAWVPVTQVPNCWLWIDGVNKPKLWFYSPVDYWHNVEPLPNSFWTQDVEVVGLKDADEIGQLLPAQRDNVAYIGPVPSRATQLGIQSDRVNPKGVIDFLHYHRSIKTDYELACMREAQKLAVAGHRAAKEAFFSGMSEFDINQAYLTATGHRDTDVPYGNIIALNEHAAVLHYTKLDHQPPVKRHSFLIDAGAEYLGYAADLTRSYAAQSKSRYAEMVEAMNKEELALIATLKAGVRYTDYHLQMHQRIARLLLKFDLVKGLTEEVLVAEDLTGPFMPHGLGHPLGLQVHDVAGFMQDDNGTHMAAPSQYPYLRCTRVLEPGMVLTIEPGFYIIDSLLAKLRGGKYSQYFDWQAIDALKPYGGIRIEDNVVIHANRVENMTRDLHLA; encoded by the coding sequence ATGGATTCACTGAAAACCCTGTATCACGCGCATATCAATACGCTGCAACAGCGCGCGCAACAGGTGCTAGCACGCTTTAAGCTTGATGCGATGTTGATTCACTCTGGCGAGCTGTTAACCGTTTTCCTCGACGATCACGACTATCCGTTTAAGGTGAATCCGCAATTTAAAGCCTGGGTGCCGGTGACGCAGGTGCCCAACTGCTGGTTATGGATCGATGGTGTTAACAAGCCAAAACTGTGGTTCTACTCGCCGGTGGATTACTGGCATAACGTCGAGCCATTGCCCAACAGCTTCTGGACTCAGGATGTTGAGGTGGTGGGCCTGAAAGATGCCGATGAGATTGGGCAACTGCTGCCGGCTCAGCGCGACAATGTGGCTTATATCGGACCTGTGCCATCTCGAGCCACGCAACTCGGCATTCAGAGCGATCGCGTGAATCCAAAAGGCGTTATCGACTTCCTTCATTATCATCGCAGCATTAAAACTGACTACGAACTGGCCTGTATGCGTGAGGCGCAGAAGCTTGCCGTGGCGGGGCATCGTGCGGCGAAAGAAGCCTTCTTCTCGGGGATGAGCGAGTTCGACATAAACCAGGCATATCTGACTGCGACCGGCCATCGTGATACCGACGTGCCATACGGCAATATTATCGCGCTCAACGAACATGCTGCGGTGCTGCACTACACCAAACTCGACCATCAGCCACCGGTGAAACGTCATAGCTTCCTGATTGATGCCGGTGCCGAATATCTTGGTTATGCCGCCGACCTGACGCGCAGCTATGCAGCACAAAGCAAATCGCGCTATGCCGAAATGGTGGAGGCGATGAATAAAGAAGAGCTGGCGCTGATTGCGACGTTGAAAGCGGGCGTGCGATACACCGATTATCATCTGCAAATGCATCAGCGTATCGCCCGTCTATTGCTGAAGTTCGACCTGGTGAAAGGTTTAACCGAAGAGGTGCTGGTGGCGGAAGACCTGACCGGTCCGTTTATGCCACACGGTTTGGGGCATCCGCTGGGCTTGCAGGTGCACGACGTTGCCGGCTTTATGCAAGATGACAACGGCACGCATATGGCTGCACCGTCGCAATATCCTTATCTGCGCTGTACCCGTGTGCTGGAACCGGGCATGGTGCTGACCATCGAGCCCGGTTTCTACATTATCGATTCACTGCTGGCGAAACTCCGTGGTGGTAAGTACAGCCAGTACTTTGACTGGCAGGCGATCGACGCATTGAAACCGTACGGTGGTATTCGTATCGAAGATAATGTGGTGATCCACGCTAATCGCGTTGAAAACATGACGCGCGATCTGCATCTGGCCTGA